In the genome of Candoia aspera isolate rCanAsp1 chromosome 1, rCanAsp1.hap2, whole genome shotgun sequence, one region contains:
- the FBXO48 gene encoding F-box only protein 48, whose translation MKKGSKQKSSKKTQQTVATTTCKKLFFKCSKQKKNNSQGDFVELFPLEVSLKIFSKLDIQSLCNAAITCKSWNQTIEHCDDLWKHHCLNIRAVCQREVDGDRGEGYSWKVTLHRNYWKSKVKYEWLSGKYSNIQSRSGLPEKCMYPMDVDTWGEILEAELERVLYRGN comes from the exons ATGAAGAAAGGGTCTAAACAGAAATCATCCAAAAAAACCCAGCAGACTGTTGCAACTACTACTTGTAAGAAATTGTTCTTTAAATGttccaaacagaagaaaaacaacagtcAAGGGGATTTTGTGGAGTTGTTTCCACTAGAAGTCAGCTTAAAGATTTTTAGCAAACTTGACATTCAGAGCTTGTGCAATGCTGCAATAACCTGCAAGAGCTGGAACCAAACCATTGAGCATTGTGATGATTTATGGAAACACCACTGTTTAAATATAAGGGCTGTCTGTCAGCGAGAAGTTGATGGTGACAGAGGAGAAGGGTATTCATGGAAG GTCACACTACATAGAAACTACTGGAAAAGCAAAGTAAAGTATGAATGGCTGAGTGGAAAATATAGCAATATTCAGTCACGCAGTGGTTTACCAGAAAAATGTATGTATCCTATGGATGTGGATACCTGGGGAGAAATCTTGGAAGCTGAACTGGAAAGAGTCTTATACAGAGGAAATTAG